A segment of the Commensalibacter oyaizuii genome:
ATTTGTCCAGCTTGCCCAAAGGACTTGATACATTTATCGGCGAAGGTGGCTTTGGACTTTCTGGAGGACAAGCCCAACGCATATCGATTGCACGGGCTTATTTAAAGGATGCACCATTATTATTGTTGGATGAACCTACTGCCCATTTAGATCCTTTGACAGAACAGGATATTTTTAAAAGGTTAGTAAAATTGGCTCAAAATAGAACGGTTATTTTGGCAACTCATTCTGCAGCTGGTCAACAACTGAATGGATTACATTTACGTCTAGAACATGGCCGTTTAATTTCACAAGAAAGGATAGGATAAATGTCACAAATCCAGGATCCTTTAACACGATCTGAAACGATAAAAGCTGCTTTCAAGCAGATTTTTCATGTCTGGCGTCCTCATCGTAATTCTTTATTTTTAGGGTGTGTTTTTTCTCTTATTGCTCTTGCTCTTGGTTTGGCTTTGATGAGTTTTGCTGGTGAAAAAATTGCATTAACTGCCATGGGTATTGTAATGATCAGCTCTGCCCTATTAAAATTATTGGGGGGTGGGCGTTTATTGATGCGTTATATAGAGCGATTATATACGCATAATGTTATGTTCAAGGCTATTGCTGATCTTAGAGTATGGTTTTTTTCTACTTTATCCAAGGGTGCTGCTGCAGGGTTGGGATTTCGCCATAGTGGGGATATATTATCACGTCTTGTCTCGGATATCGAAACTTTGGATGGCTTATATTTACGCATCATTCTGCCTTTTTTAGGGGCTATTGTTACATTTTTGGTACTTTTAATTGGTATTGGCATGATTAACCTGCCTTTAGCTATTTCCATTGCGGCTTTATATGCTGTGGCAGGGTTCGTTTGTCCATTTTTGTCTGCAATTATTACGCGAAAACGGGGAAAAACATTAATAGAGGGGATAGCTCGATTACGGATTGGTGTGTTTGATTTTGTGCAGGGTCTACGGGAAATAAGAGCCTTTGGTGTAGGGGACCGCGTGTCTGCACATTTACAAACGATTGAAGGTCAACTATTTCGCCAACATTACCTGCAAGCTAAAAATATTGCTGGAATTAGTTTTATTACTTTTTTGTGTGGCCAAGTTGCTATTTTGCTTATTTTATTGGCGGCATTAAATATGGTATTCCATGATATTCGAACGACTCATATCGTTTTTTGTTTGTTTTTAACCATTACTGCTTTTGAAGGCACTTTGCCTCTGACCAAGGCGGGGGGATTAGCTGGACAGATCATGAATGCAGCAACGCGTGTCGTTGGTGTAAATAAAGGACAAATTGGGTATAACAATCCCGATGGCAAGTTAGAGGCACCCATACAAACCCACATTGAATTTCAAAATATGTGTTTTCAATGGAGTAAAGATCGACCTTGGGTATATCAAGATTTAAATATGATAATAAACCAAGGGGAAAGAGTAGCCATCGTTGGTCCTTCGGGTATTGGAAAGTCAACCTTGGCGGCATTATTATTAAAAGTCGTTACACCACAAAGTGGACGTATTTTATTGGGTGGAAAGGATCTTTCCGATCTAAGTGCAGATTCCGTTCGGAAAAAAATAGCGTGGTTATCACAAAAAACGCACTTATTTGATGATACGATTCGAGAAAATTTATTGCTTGGAAAGCCTGACGCCACAGAAAACGAGTTATGGCAGGCATTGTCAGAAGCAGCAGTGGCAGATGTTGTCCGTGCCATGCCCGATGGTTTGGATACGTGGCTTGGTGAGGGTGGGGTTAAGATTTCTGGTGGTCAAGGTCGGCGGGTAGCGTTGGCAAGAACATTATTGTCAAAAGCCCCGATTCTTGTATTAGACGAACCTACAACAGGACTAGATGCTGATACAGAGAAAGAGTTTTTTCAAATTTTAAACCAAATTGGATCGGATCGCACAATTATTTTAATTGTTCATCGATTAACTGGGGTTGAAAAGCTGGATAAAGTATGGCGTTTATCTGACAGTCATATAATTTCTGAGAAATAAAAAAAATATTTATGTTTTTTTATGCTAGAATGTAGTTATGGTTACAGGTCAAAATTTATTTTTAGAATTAAGGAAAAGATAAATGCGTCGTTTTATACCAGTTGTATTTATGTCCTTGTTGTTAGTGGCCTGTTCTCAATCTTCAAAGCTAACAGCAAACAATAACAGAACTTATGTAGTTTTTTTCCCATTTGCATCCGCTGAATTGGATGATGCATCTGTTAAAACCATTGATCAAGCCGTTAAATATGCCAAACATTTCCCTCAAAAACAGGTTTATGTTGAGGGATATGCAGCAGTTTACGGTGATTTAAGTGTCGATGAAATGCTGGCCGCACAACGTGCAAAAGTTGTTGCTCAAAAAATCACTCAAGATGGTATTTCTGCTGATCGTGTTCACGATACACCCAGACCACCAGAAGACAGAAAAAGCCAAATTGCTGCACGTCGCGTTGAAATCGAAGTAAAATAATAGTTTTAATTTGATGGATAATCCTTTCTTATTGAATGATCCTCATGCAATGGGGAAGGATAAATCCCCCCAGGCGGTTTTAGAGCATGTTTTTGGTTATCAACAATTTCGTGGATTACAAAAACAAGCGATCGATACTGTTATGCAAGGGCAGGATGTTTTACTGTTAATGCCCACGGGGGGCGGCAAAAGCCTTTGTTATCAAATTCCGTCTTTATGTCGTGCTGGTATGGGGTTGGTTATTTCCCCCTTGATTGCGTTAATGGATGATCAGGTCGCAGCCCTTCGACAATTAGGGATCAATGCAGGTGCTTTGCATTCAGAACTAGATGCTAGGGAAACCGCGACTATTCGTCGTGATTTAATGAATGGGTCTTTGGATCTATTATATATCTCCCCTGAACGTTTATTATCTGACGAGATGTGGCGTCTCCTTCAAAAAGTGCAGATTTCCCTAATCGCCATTGATGAAGCACATTGTGTTTCTGTATGGGGGCATGAATTTCGTCCTGAATATCGATTGATGACGAATTTACCCTCCATTTTCCCCTCTGTCCCAAGAATAGCCTTAACTGCTACGGCAGACCCTACAACGAAAGAAGATATCCTAACCGCATTAGCGATGAAGGAGGCCAAAGTTTTTCAAGCCAGTTTTCATCGTGAAAATTTATTCATACGATCTTTGCCAAAGCAAGGAGAAACCAAGCAGCTTTTAACCATTCTTGATAAATATCAAAATGATGCATGCATTATTTATTGTGGCAGTCGTAACAAAGCGGAGCGTGTTGCCGCAATGTTAGTCGAGCGTGGTTTTGTAGCACTGGCATATCACGCAGGACTATCATCATTAGAGAAGAGGGGGGTGCTGCTGCGTTTTCGTTCAGGTGAACCCTTGATTATTGTTGCCACTATTGCATTTGGGATGGGAATTGATCGTCCAGACGTCAGGTTGGTTGTGCACTTGGATATGCCTAAAGGGCCAGAACACTATTATCAGCAAATCGGCCGTGCTGGTCGCGATGGTGATCCTGCCGAGACAGTATTGCTTTACGGGGGTGAGGATATCGTCAAAGCCCGATATTGGGTGCAACAATCTACAAGCACAGAGGAGCAAAAGAAAATTGCTCGCTCAAGATTAGATATGATGGTGGCTTTTGCAGAGACAACCCATTGCCGAACACAAATTCTATTACGATGTTTTGGTGAGGAGTTATCACATCCGTGCGGGCATTGCGATAATTGCAAATATCCAGTTTCTCTTTTTAATGGTACGATTGCCGCACAAAAGGTATTGTCCGCAGTTTATCGTACGGGTCAACGTTTCGGTGCTTTGCATATTATTAATGTTTTAAAGGGCAAGAAAAACAATAATATTGAACATTTCCAGCATGATCGTCTGTCATTGTTTGGAATAGGCAAAGATAAAACAAATCAATTTTGGCGTGCGGTCATCAGACAATTAATGGCCAAAGATGCCCTGCGACAGGGGATTGAACATTCCAATTTGTTTTTAAATCAGGAAAAAGCATTACCCTTGTTAAAGGGCGAAGAACAATTGTATTTGCGTGAGGATATTGCCCAAGCAGAGATTGAAAAAACATCGTCCAATCAGGTTCAGGTGACGTTAACAACAGAACAACAGAATTTATTTGACCAATTAAAAGCCTGGCGGCTTTCTGAAGCCAGAGAACAAGAAGTCCCCCCTTATATTATTTTTCATGATTCTGTATTAAGAGAAATAGCTGTTTCATGTCCGCAAACAAACCAAGACCTGCGATGTATAAAGGGGTTAGGCGATACAAAAATTCAACGTTATGGGGATCTTTTATTACGATATACCCGCAATAAAAATAACGTATAATTTAATTAAAAATCGACTAAATTATATTTCTTTTGTGTGAATGGTTCGGCCTTCGATAATGGATCGACTGGCAGCTTCGGCTAAAACTAAAGCTTGTTTTCCATCTTCAAATCCAACTTTAGGTTGCTTGCCTTGTTCGATACATTCGACAAAATGACTGATTTCAGTATTAAATGCATCACCATAACGATCGATGAAAAAATTCATTAATGCTGGTTTTTGATCTGTAAACTCGGTGCTGTAAAGTCTAAGGTTATTCATTGGATGATTTTCGGATATGGCCATTCCTTGGGAACCGAAGGCTTCAACACGTTGATCATATCCATAAACAGCACGTCTAGAATTATTAATAATACATTGTTTTCCCGAAGCCGTTTTCATAACGATTGTTACAGTATCATAATCGTTGCATCGTTTCATCAAAGATTCATTGACCAAACGCGATCCCGATGCGAAAACTTCTGTAATATCTTCCCCTAATATAAAACGTGCCATATCAAAATCATGAATGGTCATGTCTTTAAAAATTCCACCTGAAACTTCGATATATGCGTCTGGAGCCATGTCAGGATCACGAGAAGTAATAATAACTTGATGTAAATCCCCGACTTTTCCCAATTCGACAGCTTGACGTACGGCACTATGTCCTTTGTCAAAACGTCTGACAAATCCTAACATAATTGGTAGGGATGTACCTTTAATTTTTTGCTCGCAGCTTTTGATACGGTCAAGAGATAAGTCAATTGGTTTTTCGCAAAAAATAGCTTTGTTTGCGGCAACAGCTTGTTCAATTAAGTCAGCATGCGTTGCTGTGGACGTAGAAATTAAAACAGCATCAACCTTTGGCGATGCAAATACATCGTTAATAGAGTTAAATAAAATCGTATTATGTTTATTGGCAACTGCTTGAGCTGCTGAGGTGTTAACATCAAATACACCCCCTAACTGAGCCCTAGGATGGGCTGCAAGATTATCAACGTGCATTTGACCAATGCGACCTGTACCAAGAACAGCGATATTAACCATATTATAAATTCCTTTCTATTTTTTTTAAAAATAGAATATATTTTCTATATTAATTTATACATATCGTGTTTATGGTAAAATGATCAATGTAATTTATGATGTTTGGAATACAAATAAATGTGAGACATCATTATAAAAATAACAATAAAAAAGTGTAAGATAATCATGACCAAACAGAAAATAGGGATATGTAAATTAACTGGTAGTAAAGGGAAATTTGTAAAATCCCATATCATTCCCAAAGCTTTTACGCGTCCATTAAGAAGGGGAGATTCTTTCGTTCAAGGAGGAGTAGGGTAAAAAAGGCTGATTAAACGTTGGGATAGTTGGTATGATGATCATCTAGTCATAAGGAAAGGAGAAGATATATTATCTGAGTTTGATAATTTTGCAGTTAAAGAATTTTTTAAACACCGTATGGTTTGGACAAGTTGGGGAATGAATATACGATTATCTGATATTTCAAATATTTATGATATATACAGATTAAACACGGATAATGATGAGATACCTGGTTTTAGTTTTAGAATAATTAAAGGTATAGATCCTGTTCGATTAAGGCTCTTTTGTTTAAGTTTACTATAGAGGGCTGCTGCATCAGATTTATTCGAGATGTCAGAGATTACCTTATCAAAAGAAAAGTTAGAATTCCTTCGTAACTTATTGATTTCTAGGGATCCTGGACCAATAACCTTTTATCCAATAAATGTTGTTCAATTGTCGACTAGAGGAGAAAATCATAATTTTACACCAATAGCAATGCCTGTTAGTGGTAGCTTATATCCATTGGAAAAAGATAAAATTTTTCGTTTTTATATGGATGGATTAATTTTTCGCTTCTTTTGTGGTAATCATGATGAGTTCAGTGTTAGAAAACTAGGAAATACGACCGTTGGTTACTCAGACGAGCTTCATATTTCATTAGTTGATTATTATAATTCTTTTCAAAAAAGTAAATTTGGAAAGAACGCAAAGAATATATGATAAATAATACAGGTATTAATACAAATATCTTTAAATAAACACTTGATTTTTTGGCAAAATCCTTTCATAAAATAAATCATCGAAATTAGTCGATAATTCACACGTAAAGTTTTAGCCACTGGTGCTTGAAATATAGATCGGCGCTTTACGGAGGTTCAACCAGAAGAAAGAGGATGCACGCTTATGGCGATGCCACAATTTACCTTACGTCAATTATTAGAAGCTGGTGTTCACTTTGGACATCATACCCGTCGTTGGAATCCAAAGATGGCCCCATATTTGTTTGGGGTTCGCAACCAAGTTCATATTATCGATTTGCAACAAACCGTTCCTATGTTGGATCGCGCATTGAATACAGTGCGTGATACGGTCGCAAATGGTGGTCGTGTTCTTTTTGTCGGAACAAAACGTACAGCATCTGAAATTGTTGCTGAAACTGCAAAACGCTGCGGTCAATACTATGTAAACCACCGTTGGTTGGGTGGAATGTTGACCAATTGGAAAACAATTACAAACTCAATTAAACGTCTACGTCAAATTGAGGAAACCCTTGATGGGGATGTTGTTGGTTTAACGAAAAAAGAAGTTTTGCAATTAACCCGTGAACGTGAAAAATTAGAGCGTTCTTTGGGCGGTATTAAAGAAATGGGCGGTCTTCCTGATATTTTGTTCATTATTGATACCAATAAAGAAAAGTTAGCTGTACAAGAAGCAAACAAATTAGGTATTCCTGTTGTTGCAATATTGGACAGTAATTCAGATCCAGCTGGGATTACCTATCCTGTTCCTGGAAATGATGATGCTTTACGTTCAATCAATCTGTATTGTGAGCTTGTCGCTGGTGCTGTTTTAGATGGTATTTCTGCTGAGCTTGGTGCTTCTGGTGAAGATATTGGTGCTTCAGAAGAATTGCCTCCTGAAATTATGATGGAAGCAGAAAGTCCTGAAATTCCAGCTTAATCGTTGTAACGATTAAATGATTGGGTTCGTCAGATTTTTATTAAGAAAAACCTGATAGGGACATAAATTAGCGTCTCGAAATTTATCGAGACGCTTCTGCGTTAGAAAAAGAGGAATATTATGGCTGAAATTACAGCTGCATTAGTTAAAGAATTACGCGAAAAAACCGGTGCTGGTATGATGGATTGTAAAAAAGCACTGAATGAAACCGCCGGTAATATCGAAGAAGCAATCGACTGGTTGCGTACAAAAGGTCTTGCAACGGCTGCAAAAAAATCAGGTCGTGTTGCTGCTGAAGGTCTTGTTGGTGTTGCAACTGCTGGAAACAAAGCTGCGATTGTTGAAATTAACGCTGAAACAGACTTTGTTGCTCGTAATGAACAATTCCAACAATTTGTTGAAGATGCAGCAAAAGTAGCATTAACCACAGGCGATGATGTTGAAGCATTGAAAAATGCAACCATGGAAAATGGTAAAACGGTTGCTGAAAACTTAACTAACTTAATTGCAACGATTGGCGAAAACATGACAATTCGTCGCGTTCGTGTTCTAGAAGTTGGTTCTGGTGTGGTTGCAAGCTATGTTCATGGTGCGTTACGTCCAGGTTTGGGTAAAATTGCTGTGTTGGTTGCCCTTGAAGCACCAGCAGCATCTGGTGATCTTGAAGATTTAGGTCGTAAAATCGGAATGCAAGTTGCAGCTGTTCGCCCAATCTCTTTGAGTACATCAGAGGTTCCAGCAGATGCTTTGGAACGTGAAAAAGCAATCTTTGTTGAACAAGCTCGTGCTTCTGGTAAACCTGATAATATCATTGAAAAAATGATTGATGGTCGTATTCGTAAATTCTATGAAGAGGTTGTATTGCTAGAACAAACATGGATTCATGATGGTGACAGCAAAGTTAAAGCTGTTGTTGAAAAAAGTGGTTCTAAGCTGGTAGCCTTCGAGCGTTTCCATCTTGGTGAAGGTATCGAAAAGGAAGAAAGCGACTTTGCTGCTGAAGTTGCTCAAGCTGTCAAAGGCTAATTTTGGTTTACTGCAAAGGAGGGGACGATGTTGACATGGTCTTCTCCCTGCATTGTATTAAATGCACGTTTGTACGGGGAAACAGACGGTATTGCCAGTATCTTGTCGCTTGATCATGGACTATATCGTGGTTTGGTCAAAGGTATGGCTTCAAAAAAGCAATCCCCAATCTGGCAAATGGGTAATTTCGTTGCTGCTTCATGGTCGGCAAGATTGCAAGACCAACTTGGCTATCTTAAGGGTGAATTGGTTAGAGCCAACTTTGCCTCTTTATCTGGGCACCCTTTGGCTTTTACAATTTTATCTTCTATATGTTCTGTTGCTGAGATTGGGTTGCTGGAAAGACAACCTGTTGAAAATATTGCCAAAAGTTTATTTCAATTATTAACATTGCTGAGCCTTGAGCCACACGAGCAATCAATCCAAATCCTACCAGCCTTATTGCGATGGGAAGCTGCTTTATTAGCAGAGCTTGGATACGGGTTGGATTATACAATTTGTCAGCAATATGGTGCCAATGCTGCTTATTATGTTTCACCTAAAACGGGTAAAGTGGTGACCGAGGCCATGGCTGGGGAATGGAAACCACGATTATTTCGAATGCCGTCTCTATTTATTGATGAAAATGATAATGGCAATGCGCAAGATTGGTACGATGGTCTATTAATGACGGGATATTTATTAGAAAAACATGTTTTTTCTTTGAAAAATAAGTCATTGCCAAATGCTAGATTATTATTAATCGAAAAAATAAAACATTTGATCAAATAACATAGACCTAAAATATTAGGACTTTTGTCCTAAAATATACAATAGTTTCGTAAAGCGTGTGTAATAATAAAGTTGGTTTTTAATAATCGCAATACAAGATAAAATCGGTAGTAAATTCTTTTTTGATTCTTGATTATTTAAATTAGAATAATATCTTAGAAATCGATGATATTCATAGGTGATTAATTGTTGATTAATACAGAGTGTGCTTGGATTTTTACTCAATTTATATAATATATTTTTAATAATATCGCGCAACTCATTGTCAATATTTCTATTATTTTTAGTAAAGGAACGTATTTTAAGTATTTGTTCACCGATTAATATTATGGAGTGAGCCCCATAGAAAAAAATTTCTTTGTTTTGGCTTGGTATATTTTTACTGTCATCAACAATGTAAACCAAATTACTGACTTGTTGATTTATCCAATATTGTCTTGATGGTAATAAATATTGTTTTGATACTTTTTTCAAGTTTTTAATCATATCAGAGCATGTAAAAAGAAGCTCTTTTTTTGTTGTTACAGGGAAAATTAAATGGCAGATGATAGACGTAAAAATTATAGCAGCAAGCAATGAAAAACTTAAATTGATAAAGCTTGATTCATTTGCTCGGTTTTGATTATTGAAAGCCAGCAATACAAAAAAGAAAAAATTAAAAGCAATCGCAATCAAAGCCGTTGGTGTATGACATGCGGCCAATCCTGCAACAAACATAAAAGGCAATAAAACAAAAACGAGAACTTCAAAATCGTTAATGACTGGAATAATTAAAAAATTGATAAATCCAGTGGTTATAATTGCATAACATGCCCCTTTCCAATAGGCTTTTGTGGCTATTGTTGGACGTTCAGCAATCGAACTGATAGCGCAAACAACGCAAACATACATCAAAAATTGCATACCGTGATCCCATGCCGTTATTTCCCATATTAATCCAGAAAGAACGATGGCAATGAAAACACGTAAACCGTTATAGCGGGCTTTACGAATATTACGATACGTATTGATATGATAGGAAAACCCACTACCTACCTTTAATATTGTATAGGTGCTAAATTGCGATAGCATTTCTTCAAGTTGAACTAAAGATCCATAAATAATAGAAATTTCAGTAAATAATAGATCTTTATGGTTAAAGTCAGAACAATGAGCCAGTTGATCACTAAATTTCACCAGTAATGTATAAAGATGACGTCTTACTGACTTAACTTCAGTCAGCAACTTATTCGCATTATTTTGAGAAGTAATTAAATTCGGCAATTCGGAGAAAAAAGAAGCAGCTTGTTGTGGAAGATTTTTAACAATTTCGCCTGATTTATTCATTGTTACGAGTTTTTGTAAACAATAAGTTCTTAATAAAATATTATTCGCAATGGCTAATATTAATCGCCCATGCGCACCAAGGTGGCTGTGTGGGGCAATAGCCATATCTGCAAATTCTGATTTTTGGTTTAATTGATAAAATGTCGAGAACAAAGACCTATTTTTGTCTAATATGTAATGATTTCCTTTGAAAAATTGTGATAAGATAAAACAGGTTTTGTGAATGGCTTTGTTTAAATTATCGTGCAACCACGTAATTTGGATTTGTTTTTGATCACCCACGAAAATAGAGGTTGTTGTTTTTTGAAGTATAATTGCCAAAATAATATAAGAGGCTCTGGCCATAGCAACGTCAAAAATCTGATTAGGGTCAGGAATGGCATCAATTGCAATTAAGGCAAATGTAAAGGCGGATACGCGCATCCCATGGATACGAAAATTATTTAAAAAAGCGGCAACAAAGCAGCACCCACCCACCCAACTGGCCAATAAAATAACAAAAATAAAAGGTTCTTGAGGGAAAAGTCCAATTAATATTACCGCTGCTGTTGTTCCTAAAATAGTACCAAATAGGTGCCATTTTGCCTTTGCGTTGCTTTCTTGTGGTGTGATCAACGCAACCATCCACACAGTCAAAGGCGCCCAAAAGGGTGAATCCATTTCCATCCAAAGAGCAACATATAAAGCAAATAAAGAGGTAAAAGCCGTTCGAAACGCAAGCCCTAGAGCAGAGGAAGAAGGTGCATACAACCACTTCCATTTTCTGATTGTATTATCAAGTTCCATTATTTTACCTTGCATCACCTTATTTTTACTTTATTTTTAACTATTACAATAAAAAGATGGGCATAATTAACATTGTTACCCCTTTTTTTTCGAGGTCAAATTATGGCTAATGATTCTAATAATATTGCTAAAATTTCCTTACGTGAACAACCTTATGGTCAAACAGTTGATGGTGAATACGTCAAAGAATTTATATTAAAAAATAATAATGGAATAGAGGTCAGATTTATAACCTATGGTGGTACTATCACGTCTATTATGGCCCCGGATAAGAACGGTAATTGCGAAAATATAGTGCTTGGTTTTGCATCCTTGCAAGAATATGAAAATAATCCAGGGGCAAGACCTTACTTTGGGGCCTTGATTGGACGATATGCCAATCGCATTGCAGGGAAATTTACTATCGCTGATAAAGAGTATTCTTTGTCTTTGAATGAACCCCCCAATTGCCTTCACGGGGGGATGAATGGTTTTGACAGAAAGGTTTGGAAGGCAGAGGTTGTAAGAAATACCGATCAAATAGCAGAGGTTCGGTTAACTTTGGAAAGTCCAGATGGTGATCAAGGGTTTCCAGGGAATTTATTGGCAAGAGTTACTTATAGTTTAAATAATAATAATGAGTTTTCCATTCACTATCAGGCCACAACTGATAAAACGACAGTTGTGAATTTAACCAATCATAGTTATTTTAATTTATCTGGCGAAGGTAAAGGCACGGTTGAATCCCACTTATTAAAACTATTTTGCAGCGCATATACACCTGTTGATCAATATATGATTCCAACGGGAGAGGTCGCTTCGGTTATAGGAACCCCTATGGATTTTAATAAACCTACGTTAATAGGGGTGCATCTACGGGATTCTTTTGAACAATTACATAAAGCAAAAGGGTTTGATCATAATTGGGTTGTTGACGGAAAACCTGGGAAGAGCGTTAGACCAGCAGCAGAGCTGTATGATCCAATTAGTGGCAGAAAAGTTGAT
Coding sequences within it:
- the cydC gene encoding thiol reductant ABC exporter subunit CydC, producing MSQIQDPLTRSETIKAAFKQIFHVWRPHRNSLFLGCVFSLIALALGLALMSFAGEKIALTAMGIVMISSALLKLLGGGRLLMRYIERLYTHNVMFKAIADLRVWFFSTLSKGAAAGLGFRHSGDILSRLVSDIETLDGLYLRIILPFLGAIVTFLVLLIGIGMINLPLAISIAALYAVAGFVCPFLSAIITRKRGKTLIEGIARLRIGVFDFVQGLREIRAFGVGDRVSAHLQTIEGQLFRQHYLQAKNIAGISFITFLCGQVAILLILLAALNMVFHDIRTTHIVFCLFLTITAFEGTLPLTKAGGLAGQIMNAATRVVGVNKGQIGYNNPDGKLEAPIQTHIEFQNMCFQWSKDRPWVYQDLNMIINQGERVAIVGPSGIGKSTLAALLLKVVTPQSGRILLGGKDLSDLSADSVRKKIAWLSQKTHLFDDTIRENLLLGKPDATENELWQALSEAAVADVVRAMPDGLDTWLGEGGVKISGGQGRRVALARTLLSKAPILVLDEPTTGLDADTEKEFFQILNQIGSDRTIILIVHRLTGVEKLDKVWRLSDSHIISEK
- a CDS encoding OmpA family protein gives rise to the protein MRRFIPVVFMSLLLVACSQSSKLTANNNRTYVVFFPFASAELDDASVKTIDQAVKYAKHFPQKQVYVEGYAAVYGDLSVDEMLAAQRAKVVAQKITQDGISADRVHDTPRPPEDRKSQIAARRVEIEVK
- the recQ gene encoding DNA helicase RecQ codes for the protein MDNPFLLNDPHAMGKDKSPQAVLEHVFGYQQFRGLQKQAIDTVMQGQDVLLLMPTGGGKSLCYQIPSLCRAGMGLVISPLIALMDDQVAALRQLGINAGALHSELDARETATIRRDLMNGSLDLLYISPERLLSDEMWRLLQKVQISLIAIDEAHCVSVWGHEFRPEYRLMTNLPSIFPSVPRIALTATADPTTKEDILTALAMKEAKVFQASFHRENLFIRSLPKQGETKQLLTILDKYQNDACIIYCGSRNKAERVAAMLVERGFVALAYHAGLSSLEKRGVLLRFRSGEPLIIVATIAFGMGIDRPDVRLVVHLDMPKGPEHYYQQIGRAGRDGDPAETVLLYGGEDIVKARYWVQQSTSTEEQKKIARSRLDMMVAFAETTHCRTQILLRCFGEELSHPCGHCDNCKYPVSLFNGTIAAQKVLSAVYRTGQRFGALHIINVLKGKKNNNIEHFQHDRLSLFGIGKDKTNQFWRAVIRQLMAKDALRQGIEHSNLFLNQEKALPLLKGEEQLYLREDIAQAEIEKTSSNQVQVTLTTEQQNLFDQLKAWRLSEAREQEVPPYIIFHDSVLREIAVSCPQTNQDLRCIKGLGDTKIQRYGDLLLRYTRNKNNV
- the iolG gene encoding inositol 2-dehydrogenase, which codes for MVNIAVLGTGRIGQMHVDNLAAHPRAQLGGVFDVNTSAAQAVANKHNTILFNSINDVFASPKVDAVLISTSTATHADLIEQAVAANKAIFCEKPIDLSLDRIKSCEQKIKGTSLPIMLGFVRRFDKGHSAVRQAVELGKVGDLHQVIITSRDPDMAPDAYIEVSGGIFKDMTIHDFDMARFILGEDITEVFASGSRLVNESLMKRCNDYDTVTIVMKTASGKQCIINNSRRAVYGYDQRVEAFGSQGMAISENHPMNNLRLYSTEFTDQKPALMNFFIDRYGDAFNTEISHFVECIEQGKQPKVGFEDGKQALVLAEAASRSIIEGRTIHTKEI
- the rpsB gene encoding 30S ribosomal protein S2 codes for the protein MAMPQFTLRQLLEAGVHFGHHTRRWNPKMAPYLFGVRNQVHIIDLQQTVPMLDRALNTVRDTVANGGRVLFVGTKRTASEIVAETAKRCGQYYVNHRWLGGMLTNWKTITNSIKRLRQIEETLDGDVVGLTKKEVLQLTREREKLERSLGGIKEMGGLPDILFIIDTNKEKLAVQEANKLGIPVVAILDSNSDPAGITYPVPGNDDALRSINLYCELVAGAVLDGISAELGASGEDIGASEELPPEIMMEAESPEIPA
- the tsf gene encoding translation elongation factor Ts produces the protein MAEITAALVKELREKTGAGMMDCKKALNETAGNIEEAIDWLRTKGLATAAKKSGRVAAEGLVGVATAGNKAAIVEINAETDFVARNEQFQQFVEDAAKVALTTGDDVEALKNATMENGKTVAENLTNLIATIGENMTIRRVRVLEVGSGVVASYVHGALRPGLGKIAVLVALEAPAASGDLEDLGRKIGMQVAAVRPISLSTSEVPADALEREKAIFVEQARASGKPDNIIEKMIDGRIRKFYEEVVLLEQTWIHDGDSKVKAVVEKSGSKLVAFERFHLGEGIEKEESDFAAEVAQAVKG
- the recO gene encoding DNA repair protein RecO, whose translation is MLTWSSPCIVLNARLYGETDGIASILSLDHGLYRGLVKGMASKKQSPIWQMGNFVAASWSARLQDQLGYLKGELVRANFASLSGHPLAFTILSSICSVAEIGLLERQPVENIAKSLFQLLTLLSLEPHEQSIQILPALLRWEAALLAELGYGLDYTICQQYGANAAYYVSPKTGKVVTEAMAGEWKPRLFRMPSLFIDENDNGNAQDWYDGLLMTGYLLEKHVFSLKNKSLPNARLLLIEKIKHLIK
- a CDS encoding FUSC family protein — protein: MELDNTIRKWKWLYAPSSSALGLAFRTAFTSLFALYVALWMEMDSPFWAPLTVWMVALITPQESNAKAKWHLFGTILGTTAAVILIGLFPQEPFIFVILLASWVGGCCFVAAFLNNFRIHGMRVSAFTFALIAIDAIPDPNQIFDVAMARASYIILAIILQKTTTSIFVGDQKQIQITWLHDNLNKAIHKTCFILSQFFKGNHYILDKNRSLFSTFYQLNQKSEFADMAIAPHSHLGAHGRLILAIANNILLRTYCLQKLVTMNKSGEIVKNLPQQAASFFSELPNLITSQNNANKLLTEVKSVRRHLYTLLVKFSDQLAHCSDFNHKDLLFTEISIIYGSLVQLEEMLSQFSTYTILKVGSGFSYHINTYRNIRKARYNGLRVFIAIVLSGLIWEITAWDHGMQFLMYVCVVCAISSIAERPTIATKAYWKGACYAIITTGFINFLIIPVINDFEVLVFVLLPFMFVAGLAACHTPTALIAIAFNFFFFVLLAFNNQNRANESSFINLSFSLLAAIIFTSIICHLIFPVTTKKELLFTCSDMIKNLKKVSKQYLLPSRQYWINQQVSNLVYIVDDSKNIPSQNKEIFFYGAHSIILIGEQILKIRSFTKNNRNIDNELRDIIKNILYKLSKNPSTLCINQQLITYEYHRFLRYYSNLNNQESKKNLLPILSCIAIIKNQLYYYTRFTKLLYILGQKS